GGGGAGTCGAACGCCTGACCACAAGCAGAAACTGGATTACTTCACCAACGGGCCAACATAGTTGTTAATGTCAAGTTGTGCCATTTATTATATTTAGACTATATTATTTACATATATATTAATAAATAAAACTTTCTGTCCAAGTGGTGTCGGATGACACCGCTTGGCTCAACGTGCCTCCGCCCCTGGGTATAACTTATACATTTTTCTTAGAAATTatacaattgtcattcttaatacaacataccaaacagtgaATAAACAACAATTGCAGCATAATTAATCTCAGCGTAACTTATTCCAacataacttataccggcataagCCCTAtttcaaccaaacgacccctaagtatAAAACTACATAGCTAGCTCGTAGACTATATTTGTCTAAATTATAGTTATAAAAACTAGAGTATAGTAAAGACAAATATGGTATTGAGTGGCTCCCGCTGTAGCAACAGACTGATGGGAGAAGAGATCCAAAGATGTTAAGAGGACCCAATTTTTTGTATGTAAAAAGCAACCTGTCAATTGCTCTCTGGGACGATAAATCCCAAGTAGGGACATTGTAAATGGCACGTGGGCCCCTGCATTTTCTGCATGGCTCACTCGTGGTTCTTGGCCAACCCCTATACATATAACTTTCGTATATACAAAATTAGTACATATACAAATAGTAGTAACTAGTAAGTAGTACTAATTAATGATGTTCATATATAGGATTATCGGAAACTCCGCCTATATGAGCTTGCTCACATTGTCggttttaaattaataagtaGGATTACATTAATCTAATTACAATCAGTATAAAACTTGTCAATTCATGATCAATTCTCACAAATATTAGTAATTAAATACTAATTAATGATGTTGGTGTATAGAATTATCGGAAACTCCGCTTATATGAACTTGCTCACATTGTCCGTTTCAAGCTCAAAGTAGGATTACAGTAACCTGACTGCAATCAGTATAAAACTTGTCAATTTATGATCAATTCTTCGGACTATGGGAAGCAAAAGTAAAGCAAATTGAAATTAAGGTCATCTTTCTCAATCGGTACTCTTGAGTGTTCAGCTCCTATTATAAGACATAAAGCCACATATCATTTCTCTTTACCACAAACCCTAATGGAGTACTATTTCTTTTTTAAGAGGGACCCTCTCTCCCACACTCATGGCTTTATTAATTTCCATTGAATTAATATAACTTCATCAACAGCCAGCCCCTTTTCTTGATTGATcactaatttttttattttttttgggttagatattgtatatatatatatatatatatatatatagagggcGCCAGCTGCTTTCTTTGGGTTGTTGTTTCGTTGTGGAATCTGTTACTGTAACAGTACTCTCTGGTTGTATATCTGCATTTAGCAGAGAGAGGGATATATACAAAAAGAGAGATGGGGCATCATACATGTTGCAACAAACAAAAAGTGAAGAGAGGGCTATGGTCTCCTGAGGAAGATGAGAAACTCATTAAGTACATTACTACTTATGGCCATGGTTGTTGGAGCTCTGTTCCTAAGCTTGCtggtttgtttttttatttaattttctgcTCTCTATcctaatcccaaaaacaaaagaaaaaatttctCTTCATTCTCCATCTTTGTGTTTATTTTAATAGAGAAAATAAATCTGCTTTGCCAATCTTATTGTTTGTGTTTGTTCACAAAGGAGGATGCATCCTTTGTACGATGGATGCAATTCAGTACTTTTGTCACGAAACAGTAAAAAAAGGTCATGCTTTTAGAAGTACAAGATTCAGTTTAAGAACGTAAAGATTGAATTCATCAAGTTTAAATTTTGAATCCGTCTCTGCCTGGTTTATCGTATGTTTTTTGCTATATACATTTAAGTTTTCTTGTATAGTTCATGCACTCTCTAACAAACACCCAAAGATTTCTTTTATTTAGGCTTAAAGCCTTAGCTTCAAGACATAGATTTTCCCTAAAGTTGTTGTTTGAAAGATGACTTTATATATGTTTGTACGGTACAGGGCTACAAAGATGTGGAAAAAGCTGCAGGTTGAGATGGATAAATTATCTCAGACCAGATTTGAAACGTGGGAGTTTCTCACATCAAGAAGCTGCACTTATCATTGAACTCCACAGTATTCTTGGCAACAGGTAaatatcttcttcttcatcatcatcaccatATCATCTTTGACTAAAAAACTACCGCCAATGTACAAAGCATCTTGTGTTCATACAGTGTCCAGAAACAGGCCACACGGCGAGGCGTGTAATGTGGACAATCTATATTACATAAGAATTTATAGTTGATTCTACTGCTCGAAGTCGTGACTAATAAGAAGAATTCATTTTTATTAGATAATTAGATGATGATATGATGATGAATAATATTTGTCATTTTATACAGTTTCATGCAAAGTGACATTTTGTCTTTACAGGTGGGCTCAAATAGCTAAGCATCTACCTGGAAGAACAGACAATGAAGTCAAGAACTTTTGGAATTCTAGCATCAAGAAAAAGCTCCTTTCTCATGGAACTCTCTCTGATTTTTCCATGATTTTTCCTAATAATCTCACAACTACAAGCCCTAATCCCTCTTTTGATAATTTTTACCCACTCAACTCCACTCCTATTAATTCGATCCCAATTAGCACAAACTCTCCCCTAATTCTACAAGTTGACCACCAAATGAATAATAATCATTTAAATGcggatttaaatttaaatccaGTGGTACCTTCCCTTATTAATCCTTTGTCATTTGACTCAATTTCAAATGATCCTACTTGGTTTAATTTCAACTATCCTCATCCTCAACATGATCTTGATTATAACCAAAATGTTCTTAAACAAGACAACTCCAATTCCATGCTCACTTCTAACATTTCTTTGAACTACACTAATGGGGAGAATTTCATGGATTCAAGAAATGCAGCTATCAAAACTCACCAAGATTTATTGATGGTATGTACTGTCAATTGTGTAATCATCTTATCTAAATAAAAGctaaaggggtcgtttggttgtgAAACAAGTTATCCCATGATTCATTATCTCGGGATTAGTTATCTAACCCTTCCATATGGATAAAAAAATACTACAATCCCTGGATAACTAGTCCCGGGATTAGTTCTACCACGATTTTATCTCAACCAAACGtgggataaactcatctcaaatttaatctcGGAACCAATATCCTTTATCCCCAGAGGCGGACCTATGCAATAGGCAGAGGGGTCACCGATACCCGTAAAGTTCGGCAAAAATTCAATGTATACATGTATATGTCTTTAGAAAATAGTAAATTATTAATAGTAGGCACCCTATATATATAAAAAGCATATTTTGGTTGAATCAAAAAGTGCATCTCACGACATTCAAATTCTGAGTCTGCCTCTGTTTATTCCTTATACCAAACGATTCCTAAGCTGTTAGAGAGCATACATTTTAATATACTACTAAATTATGTCTTCAGCACGTCCACTCACATGAACCAAACAACCTCGCTGATCGTCTCATCTTGCTATAAGCTTAAACTATTAGAAGAAATacatttttatttacttaattatgtcttcaGGTACCATTGCTTCCCAAACTTTCTGAAATGATAAAGGGGAATGGTGGCATTGTGGAATCATCACCTCCTGCTGCTTCACAACAGATTGAGTCAATGGTGGGTAGTAGTCTCCCATGTACTTTCCCAAATGGTTATATCCATCCACATTATGGTATGAATGGAGTACATGAAATGGAGCAAATAGAATGCATGCACATGTCATCTTTcccatcatcatcaccatcatcatcCAAATCTTCACCATCATCATGCAATACTCAATTTATGATGAACCCTAGTCTTCCTACAAGTTGGGAGTCATAGATATATGTAATTGGCATTTGTGATGTGTTGTTTTGGTGTGTAAAAGGTTCCCGTAAAGGTAGGGTATGTAACAGGGATTTGGCTACAAATTCGGGGGTAAACTATATtattaaacattttatttttctattaaaaaGTTTATTATATATAATATTGTTCCAAGGGAATTAAGAGAGATTTTTATGATGAGGGAACAGCTTAAAAGAAGAGGGAATTAGTTTCATATTATTATTGTGCAGCTCTATATAGTTTTGCAtagagaagttgagaactttccaattatgtgttattttttttTGCAGTTTCTTTGTTCAGtaacaataaataaatacttGTATTGATCAATACAGGTAGTTTCAATATATCTCCCAACAATATCTGTGTTTACTTGtggaaaaagaatgaagaaataatatatatatatatatatatatatatatatatatatatatatatatatatatatatatatatatagtttttggacacgtgcgttgcacgtgcaACCCATATCAATCATTACATAACTTGTAGTAAAAGATAACAATAATTTATTAACTGCATGTATTACCTAGTTCGGTACATATTTTAAGTGTTTTTTAAACCTTTCAAATTTGCTCAAAAATAAGTGTTATTTTAAGACAAGAAGAATAATTAAAAAACTTAGTAACTCAGTTGGTTGACTAACTGAGTGGTATAAATTTTTAAAAAGTCTTTTCATGCTTGAAGAGTGATAAAGAATTAGTCAAATAATTCTTATAATTTAGTGCAAAATAATTTTCTTAATGGGTGTGACACTTACATGGATAGTATTATTATTTTATGGAGTGCAAAAACGTTATTGGTAATTTGTATCtcatttaatattttttataaatgATGGTTTTGATGCATGTATTTAATATATGAAATGTATCGTTAGTACAATTAAAATTTTAGGTTTATTGTAAGAATGCAATTATGGCCTTTTAATTGTTTATaataaatatacaaaaaaaaattgaaacgaTTAAGCAAACTCTCATTATGTGACGAgacgcgggggggggggggggggggataaggAGATGAAGTTAGACAGTCTTCCATTCCATTTTGTTTGTCATTAGTGTCCCATATTCTCTCATTCAGTGCATATGAAAACAATAATATTGGTCGTAATCTCAAGTTtgaacataaaaataaaaaaagtggtAGCACCAATAAATAATATATTCTTTTAACTTCTTGATTTTCTTATCATGTGTTCATTAGTATTAATCTAACGACTTGTGAGAAGATAACCAGCCATTTAAAGATTGCTATTTTATCTTCTTCCCCAACCTGTTTATTCTTTATTGTTGTTAGCAATTCCATCTTTTACTTAATTGTTTATAACTATCATACAGTTTATAGAAGAACATTAACGCCAATTTTACAAAATTTACCGTCATTAGAAAGTTCATAAAACAAAAGATCTTAACGTTAATGAAAAGCAAATTGAAACAATATGTCGTATATTTATTAAATAAACTTGTAGAAATTTTTTGATCACATTCTTTTAAATTATAAATTTATATTTCTTATTTGTTATTTATGGTGAAATTATTAacattctttttaattttttttactcgTCAATTATTGTTGGGAAGGTTTTTTTACTTTCTTAAATATCTTCATGGCAGACTGTTTCTAGAACTCGAAATTCTCTTGCTCAAAAAACTCACCCTTCCTGCGATAGAAAGTACCGATAATTTCAAATGTTATGAAATTATATTTTTAGGAAATAAAAAATATCTTCcccttaaaaagaaaaaaaaaatatgtcaataTTCTCTTTACATAAAGTAGAAAGAACTAATAAGAAGTACAAGAATAATATGTGAATGATAAAACTAAAACGTTATGcgcaaaaataataaaacatgttCAAACGTTCATTGACTGTGGTATATAGATATTGTAGCCTTACAATTAATATTGTGCTAGCGAGAGGAGGGTAGTGGGAGTTGAATCTGATACTAATTTCTTTCTTTGGCTGCAAAAAGAAAGGACAGAaggaaattttattttaaaaagcaTTTTAGACGTCAAAGCCTATAAGGACTTTTTATAACGCTTTCCCGGAGGCTTGAGCTTTCCGTTTATGTATATATTAGTTGAGCTAGTATACGTTTAATTATTTTATGGAACTTTTCAAATAATTTAACGTACGTCTATTGATTTTACTGAAGGGTAatatagtttttaaattttaCAGGGTTATTTTAGTCTTTCAACCCTCTAATTTGGGCTTCATActtataatatagtattatatatattatgatatatatatatatatatatatatatatatatatatatatatatatatatatactttctcTCTATAGAGAAGTGATAGaacagattttttttttcatgtaaACAAAAAGATTAAGTTTCATTTTTGTATACATTGTAAAAGAATTTCAACTTTATTATATCACAAAAAGGGATAGTTACAAGTAACCATTCAAAAAAATGGAGAATTAGTTGCTTGAAAAATTAAGCAAATTTGTCTACTATAATATGTTAAAATATATTGATAGTATAATTTTTTTTGGAACAGCTAGTGTATATATAAGTTAAATCAAAGACATCAAATATTCACAAAGCGATCAAATATCGTCTTTATCAAAACCGCCAAAGTGATCAAcaaatatttttccttttcatGGATATCAAATACATCATAAGGAAGTTCGCATCATCCTACGTTCGAGAAATACGCCGGTTAAGCCCGTAAATTACGGAGAACGATCTGGAGAGAAGAATTAAGAAAACAAGCAGAATTGTACCCGCAccattttatcaataaaattatattttttaatgttaaaaaaaaaagttaaatccAAATATTAAATACAACCAAAATGTTAGAATAATAAAACCTAAAAAGGAGTGTTCTAACTACAGTCTTGTCACTTTAACAAAGTTTCATATATTAAAAAAACAGTTGTACGTGATTTGAGTTTGACGACAGTGAGTTCCAACTTAAGTAAGTTTGTGGCTAAGCTTGTAAAGGATTTTCCTAGTCACTAATAGTCAAAAtactgaatttgaaaatttcatttAGTGGGGAAACTATTTGCAGATAATAAATAGTGAGGGGACCATTATCCCAATTTTTGAAATAGTTTCTACCCCCATTAATTCTTTCTACTCttttttctttcacttcttaTTTAGACTATCATTTTTTTCAGATAATTAATTAATGATTATTAAGAGATTTATATGTGATATTGCCTAATAAGTATTCCTATATGATTGTGAAAATATTGTTTTATACTTTTTGTACATAGAACTTAAAGTCAAAATATAATTCAATGTAAATTTCTACATTAGATATATTGCACTTCTTGTTACTAAAGACCCGTTTAACAGTAGATTTTACCAAAATAAATTTGGATTTTATTTGGCAAACAcatgtttggccatagattttgcctaCATATTGACAAAATCTCAAATTTAAAATCCCAAATTCCAAAACCAACTCAATAGCTGGTTTTGTGCCAAAATATCACTattacattttttaaaaattgcctcaaactttttgtattttataaaagagtccaccatatatattattttgtaaCAGTATTGATTCGTCTTTTCGGTCATCTGATAGTGTATCATGTAGTTCATTAACAAAATGATAgttttgtaccaaatttatttatgttcaggactatGATTTGCGATAATATGATGAATGTTATTGATAATGGTATTGTTgggtatttgtgatagtttttagaacttgtgggtataagtcatgtttcatattttttcaaaataaatttgggaaatatattttgaaaactgatgttcaaacacattttcatcttcaaaccaaacttcatctaaatcagatttttcaaaacaaatttgggaatctatggccaaacatTAGCTAAATCTTTTTTCCACCTCTTAGTTTAGATTATATGCCAGTCAATATTCAAACTTAACCTTTTATTTCTAGTAACGtttggtttaaaataaattttcatattttgtcattttcattTCGAAAGAAGTCTTAAAAAACAATGAAACCGTGTTTGGTAGCTTCAAAGAGCAAAATTTTCACGGAAATTATCACAGCAAATTTGGAAAAAAGGACTTCAACCAGTTTCCTATGGTTTTCCTCAGCAGATGTAAACGATTGTGGTACTGTTTCTTCAACGAGGCGTCCACATCCTAATCAATTTATGCATAtggtacttttaaaaaaaaattgaaaatgaaaatatGTTTAAGAATTACGTAGTAAtattttcaaaaaagaaaaagaatagtgGACAACTTTTACATTTTCGAGTCCTCTGAAATTTGCACAAGGATGGAGCTATCAATCCGTGCAGATAATTCTGTACAGGACATTATCTTTAAAATTGTATACATTATATTCAAATGAAATCGTGGGTTGACCCCTCATAAAAAACATGAAAGTACTATGTAATTCAGAAAAAGATGACTCAATGGTACATTTGATTTTTTAGTCCTTATACAATCTTAGTGCAGGTATGTACGAGTGTCCAAGATACAATTGTATTTAGCTAAGTAAATTGTTTTAATGTTGAGAAATTTTCGTTTCTTCCATCACTAGGGGTGAAATGGAAAAAGCTTAAAGTTGAGGTTCCGATTGGCAATTTTCCAAATTTCCCTCTTCATTTTTTCAGTTTTCGCTTGCCTCAGGCCTTTAAAATCTAATGTAAAAATAGCATGGGCTAACCAGTTTTTgcactgatcattcaaaaataatcaacatttacaaagtcattgaaaaataactactattttgctgtaacagggaccggtccagcataatatactggagattgatgCACCTATGTaagaacttccagcatattatgttggaactccaacacgaggaaagttccagcataatatactggagattggagtacctgtgtatgaacttccagcatattatactggaactccattataatatactggagttccggtatacttatgctggaactccagtatattatgctagagtattttccgaattttgaacagtgttttcgttcagatttatctttacatgaaaagtggctaaatttcgatacTTTTAAAactatggctatttttgaatggccacttataaatctggctattttttaatttctcccaaaTCTAATTAATGTTTGAGCCTATGGAGGAAACTAAGGGGTGATTTGCACAAATAGGACACTTTAGTGCCACTATTGATTTTTTTGACTTCATTGACAGAACTTCAAGTTTGACAAGTATTGATCATCGCTTGCCCAATGGGCATCACTTTTGACCTCACGGGTTTGCCCATGGGACAAGCGGAGTTCAAAAATCAAGACCATCCATTTCAAGGTCATTAGCTGTAATTCCTAAAAACTAAGCTGAGGTTTGGTATGGCATAATGCCATATATTCTTTTCTGGTCTCTCAAGGTCATTAGCTGATTTAGATCGTCAAATACTTGAAGTCATAGTCAAGAATTTGAATTTTGGTGTAAAAGAAAGGTAACGCGTATAAATTGTAGAAGGAATAATTGGTAACAGTACATTTGAAACAAAATTTAACAAGAGATGCACACAATCTTCAATACCAAGCTCGACGTATAATGTCGTAATCCACACTGTTTATAATCTCCAGTCTCCAACAAAACTTAGAAACATGTCTTCACAATTATCACTATTGTGCAACTTGAAATATGttgataaatttaaaaaaaaaaaaaaaaaaaaaaaaaaagaagcttgAAAGAAGGCACTCAACTCCATTACAAACAGATGACAACATTCCACTATATTTCATCTGGCTGTTTCCAGTTTACAAGGTGAAAAGAAGATCCCAACCATCCTGCCTAACAATTTGCCCAATAAAACCAACCTAAAACACAATTTTGTGGTACCAAGCAAAAAAATATGGAACTTTACAACAATGCTGGCCTTTTAAATCAACAGCAGGAAGCATTAGCTTCACGACACAAATCAAAAGGTTGATGAGATaaactaaaacaaataaataattaagGCATCACAAATATGGCCCATGTAAATTATGCAAGATGACTAGAACAAAAATCATCTTAAGATGTACAAAAAGTACAGAAGAATGGCTCATGCTTTCATTGTTCCACTTCTAATGCAGAAGAAATCCATTCTGATGCAGCTGCGTGAACGTCTGTTTCCACATGCATCACAAGAGAGACTGGAGTGATTGCCACCTGAAGAGCACAAATAGACCCCACCAGTTAAGAACATCTGAAAAATAGTGCTTCTACCACTGTGGTGGAGTGGATTGCATAGCATAAACTGGTTCTAAAGAAAAAGTTGAGTTCAAATATTGCATATGTAAGATGTACAAGGGCACAGAACAAAAAGACACCCAAACACAACTGTTTGACAATGAGTTCAGACCTTTAAGTAGGTTAAAAAAACATTCCAGTTTGGAACAGAATACCCGAAGTGCCATGCAGGAAAATAACAAGTACTCAAGGATTACAGAAACAAACTTACAAATCCATTTTCAAGAGCTCTAAAATCTAaatcctcatcttcttcttcttgcttCTTGTCAAGCAACTGCAGtgcaaataaccaacaaagtcAATGGGAGAACAAATTAAACCCAGTTAACAAAAGCTTCAAGAAAAGGGCagggttggtttggtttggttggGGGGTGGGGGGAGGAGGAGGAGGGAATGGCATAGATGAGAAGGGGTAGCAGAAGGAATGGTGGTGCACTTGGCTGTAACCACATTTAGCAGCATTTCAAGAAATCAGCAGAAGAAGCATCTTATATCATCAAGAATAGCATTCCGTTTATTAACAGGCTCAGATACATCACATCTCTCCACCTTTCTTTTGATAGAGATTACAATGTCAGAGTTTGTAGTTTCAATTCGAAATTTAACTGGCCCTTTGTACTCAATACTCATCGAGGAAAGCAGCTAGGTACTATGTTGTGGGAGAAAGGAAAAGGCACACTTACCTCCAATCTGAAGTACTTGACTTTCCTATCGGGATCAGATTTCCCTGCTACACCAACAGATTCAACAACCTCTATATTCTTTCTTTGTGTAGCTAATTTGCGAGCAGCACCCTGAGAAAAAATAAGAAGGCAGAGGTTTGATGATGTTCAAGAGAGGAGGAAAGACACGAGGAACGAGGCAACCAAAGACAAGTAGGGACACCACTTCTCATTTTCCAAATGTATGTCACAGTTTTCATACAATTACTGCACATTATCATCTTAACAAATAAGATCAGGCATCTAAAACTACCTCAGATACTACTCGCTAACCTGAAACTGCGAAATGAATCAACTTTCTAGTAACTACCTTTCAGTTGAGCACTTGAACTTCTAGATTTATTGTTCTTTCTGTTTTTagttatatatgtattttttcttctttgttttttggGGGTTGACAAGTTGTAGTTCCATACACATTATTCGTACAGTGGGATTGAGGCAAAGGCATAGCTGCTTGATTGATGCTAATACACTTATTCATGATAACTTCAACTCTTTACAAGTTTCTTTTAGATAAAGGACAGGGGTCAATTTAATTCTTAATCTCAACTGTAACATCACTGCTTTGCTCCAAAGGAACTCTATTCTCCAAAAGATCATAGGATCTCTCTGTGATGAACTTGCTTTCACCATAATGCAGTTATTACGCTATTACATGACATGAAGGAACAATTATATTAGATACAGTGTCATCTACTCACTGCCGCAGAAGCATCTCGACCTAGTTGCGCAAGCTGCATCCCGAGGCTTTGCTGACTTGGAAGAAAACGCCCAGCAGCAAGATTTCTGGTTGATGAACTAGCTTGCCAGCAAAGCCTAGAGCTCCAGAGACTTTGCTTGGTCAATTTGAATCCCTGTCAAATAGAGGCTCTGAAATGATATATCTGTTTTTTATGCAAGCAAGAAAATAATATAGTCCGCATAAATAACGGCAGGCCCTGACTTCAACTATAGGTGGATTGGAGAAAAAATGGAAACGTGCTTTTGCTTTGGCACCCAACACAGAGAAACACATATTAATCTTTCATCAGTGGCGGATCTATGCATCACATTTGGGGGCTTAAGCACCCATTGAACTTGACAAAAAGTGTGTGTAATTATATTAAAAATTTGACCAAATGGATATAACAAGGCAGCAAGCACCCAGGTAATAAGAGTTTGATGGATGCTTTAGTCAAGGAAAGGTGCTGGAAGTTTATGAAAGTGGGGCAGCGAGAATTTGATCTCACTTCTAACATGTCCTTTTTAATAGGTATTTTCCCTAAAATATCAAGCTTCTTTCTTTTGCCCCAACTAGGTCTACTTTTTTCATTCTTTCCACTAGCCACTATTTTGACagaaattctacttatttttttttttttttgctgacttttgttttatgttttttttttttttttaactttatcTAATTCAGtataacaacaaaagaaaaagaaaatctacTTAAAAAGGGACTCCAA
This sequence is a window from Nicotiana sylvestris chromosome 3, ASM39365v2, whole genome shotgun sequence. Protein-coding genes within it:
- the LOC104242515 gene encoding transcription factor MYB8 isoform X1; translated protein: MGHHTCCNKQKVKRGLWSPEEDEKLIKYITTYGHGCWSSVPKLAGLQRCGKSCRLRWINYLRPDLKRGSFSHQEAALIIELHSILGNRWAQIAKHLPGRTDNEVKNFWNSSIKKKLLSHGTLSDFSMIFPNNLTTTSPNPSFDNFYPLNSTPINSIPISTNSPLILQVDHQMNNNHLNADLNLNPVVPSLINPLSFDSISNDPTWFNFNYPHPQHDLDYNQNVLKQDNSNSMLTSNISLNYTNGENFMDSRNAAIKTHQDLLMVPLLPKLSEMIKGNGGIVESSPPAASQQIESMVGSSLPCTFPNGYIHPHYGMNGVHEMEQIECMHMSSFPSSSPSSSKSSPSSCNTQFMMNPSLPTSWES
- the LOC104242515 gene encoding transcription factor MYB26 isoform X2; protein product: MDAIQYFCHETVKKGLQRCGKSCRLRWINYLRPDLKRGSFSHQEAALIIELHSILGNRWAQIAKHLPGRTDNEVKNFWNSSIKKKLLSHGTLSDFSMIFPNNLTTTSPNPSFDNFYPLNSTPINSIPISTNSPLILQVDHQMNNNHLNADLNLNPVVPSLINPLSFDSISNDPTWFNFNYPHPQHDLDYNQNVLKQDNSNSMLTSNISLNYTNGENFMDSRNAAIKTHQDLLMVPLLPKLSEMIKGNGGIVESSPPAASQQIESMVGSSLPCTFPNGYIHPHYGMNGVHEMEQIECMHMSSFPSSSPSSSKSSPSSCNTQFMMNPSLPTSWES